In Capsicum annuum cultivar UCD-10X-F1 chromosome 7, UCD10Xv1.1, whole genome shotgun sequence, one genomic interval encodes:
- the LOC124885826 gene encoding uncharacterized mitochondrial protein AtMg00810-like, with the protein MEVLREHHGIILSQSKFIVDLLKEFDITHISLVSSLLDLTVKLSLNDGDDISNLTVYRNLLGKLNYLTHTRPDLAFTVQHLSQFMQDPHLPHLTAAFHVLCYLSKESGLGLFLNAFCSFELLAFCDSNWGTCPNPRKSVSQFYILLGGSPISWNSKKQTSISLSSVETEYHSMRRVVAELT; encoded by the coding sequence ATGGAGGTGTTGAGGGAACATCATGGAATTATACTTTCACAATCAAAGTTCATAGTTGATCTCCTAAAGGAATTTGATATCACACATATTTCACTTGTTTCATCTCTTCTTGATCTTACagtaaagttaagtttaaatgatGGAGATGATATTTCGAATCTCACTGTGTATAGAAATCTCCTTGGTAAGTTGAATTATCTTACTCACACAAGGCCAGATCTTGCCTTCACTGTTCAACATCTTAGTCAATTCATGCAAGATCCTCATCTGCCTCATCTCACTGCCGCATTTCATGTTCTTTGTTACTTGTCCAAAGAATCAGGTTTGGGACTTTTTCTCAATGCCTTTTGTTCTTTTGAATTGCTTGCCTTTTGTGATTCAAATTGGGGAACATGTCCAAATCCAAGAAAATCCGTTAGTCAATTTTATATATTACTTGGGGGATCTCCCATCTCTTGGAACTCAAAGAAGCAAACATCTATTTCTCTTAGCTCCGTCGAGACTGAGTATCATTCTATGCGGCGTGTGGTTGCTGAGCTCACATGA